Proteins from a genomic interval of Streptomyces fodineus:
- a CDS encoding PDZ domain-containing protein: protein MEQTALRPKPMPGQDPREGGSPTPAHRPHAAPRRGRRLRTVLFGLVIGTLLMLSGVGIGTVGATVIGMSRLAELQRHAPSAAPPGRAGPTSPAATASPAPDATTGATLGVEAVDAEKAGALVVGVHVPGPGYAAGLVRGDVLLSFGSARVDTAADLARAVAHARPGKAVLLTVRHRGGGYQQLAAVPGVVT from the coding sequence ATGGAACAGACTGCGTTGCGTCCCAAGCCGATGCCCGGTCAGGACCCGCGGGAGGGCGGCAGCCCCACTCCCGCCCACCGCCCGCACGCCGCGCCCCGGCGCGGACGGCGGCTGCGGACCGTGCTGTTCGGCCTGGTCATCGGCACCCTGCTGATGCTGTCCGGCGTCGGCATCGGCACGGTCGGCGCCACGGTGATCGGCATGAGCAGGCTCGCCGAGCTGCAGCGCCACGCCCCGTCGGCCGCGCCGCCGGGCCGGGCCGGGCCCACCAGTCCCGCCGCAACTGCGAGCCCCGCCCCGGACGCAACGACCGGGGCGACCCTCGGCGTCGAGGCGGTCGACGCCGAGAAGGCGGGCGCGCTGGTCGTGGGCGTGCACGTGCCCGGCCCCGGCTATGCGGCGGGTCTCGTCCGCGGGGACGTCCTGCTGTCCTTCGGTTCCGCCCGCGTCGACACCGCGGCCGACCTCGCCCGGGCCGTCGCCCATGCCCGGCCCGGCAAGGCGGTGCTGCTCACCGTGCGGCACCGCGGCGGGGGTTATCAGCAGTTGGCGGCCGTACCCGGCGTGGTGACCTGA
- a CDS encoding LysR family transcriptional regulator, with protein sequence MDPHQLRTYVTVARLASFSEAARELGYTQSAVSQHIAALEQDLGAPLLTRRPVAPTAAGERLLEHAGPLLLRLDAARADVVRMAAAPQQGLTLATTPTALGAGVLAVLPPAGVILRVLTRAQIPAAVATGAADLGLVDGLAAPSDPLRLPDVAPLTTLGIAEEPVSVLLPAGHPLATRPGLRLDDLADARWLDAPDAALPLDQLRAATGGGAFRPALRYEGTDLRTLTALASAGHGLTLLPRATATAVPGTVAVPLTAPRVVHRTELVHGGSLGGAAAEVVRKVVGRKVVGRV encoded by the coding sequence ATGGACCCGCATCAGCTGCGCACGTACGTCACCGTGGCCCGCCTCGCCTCCTTCTCGGAGGCCGCCCGCGAGCTGGGCTACACCCAGTCCGCCGTCTCCCAGCACATCGCCGCGCTCGAACAGGATCTGGGCGCACCCCTGCTGACCCGGCGGCCCGTCGCGCCCACCGCGGCCGGTGAGCGGCTTCTGGAGCACGCGGGCCCGCTGCTGCTGCGCCTGGACGCGGCCCGCGCCGACGTCGTCCGCATGGCCGCCGCGCCCCAGCAGGGCCTGACCCTCGCCACCACCCCGACCGCGCTCGGCGCCGGTGTCCTCGCCGTCCTCCCGCCGGCCGGCGTCATCCTGCGCGTCCTCACTCGCGCGCAGATCCCGGCCGCCGTCGCCACCGGAGCCGCCGATCTCGGCCTCGTCGACGGGCTCGCCGCGCCGAGCGATCCGCTGCGGCTGCCGGACGTGGCGCCGCTGACCACGCTCGGCATCGCCGAGGAGCCCGTGAGCGTCCTGCTGCCCGCCGGGCACCCGCTGGCCACCCGCCCCGGCCTGCGCCTCGACGACCTCGCCGACGCCCGCTGGCTCGACGCGCCCGACGCCGCCCTCCCGCTCGACCAGCTGCGCGCCGCGACCGGCGGCGGCGCCTTCCGCCCCGCGCTGCGCTACGAGGGCACCGACCTGCGCACTCTCACCGCGCTCGCGTCCGCCGGACACGGCCTCACCCTGCTGCCCCGCGCCACCGCCACCGCCGTCCCCGGCACGGTCGCCGTCCCGCTCACCGCACCCCGGGTCGTCCACCGCACGGAACTGGTCCACGGCGGCAGCCTCGGCGGAGCGGCGGCGGAGGTGGTGCGGAAAGTGGTCGGGCGGAAAGTGGTGGGGCGGGTGTGA
- a CDS encoding glutamine amidotransferase-related protein has translation MTNTATLALVGDRSPHVLSHTRIPRLLEALAERDRLVLDAYWIPSQEAEAEGAVRGFDAVWVLPGSPYRSEAGVLAAVRTAREEGIPFLGTCGGFQHALLEFARDVCGLTRVAHAENDPDAADPLIEPLACSLVGHEAAVTIEPGSLAQSVIGSARTVERYFCAYGPTRHLDTLRAHGLRFSGHDEDGQVRVAELPGHPFFLASLFQPELAGDGSRPHPMVRALARAAAEHAASGLSRSA, from the coding sequence ATGACGAACACCGCCACCCTCGCCCTCGTCGGCGACCGCTCGCCCCACGTCCTGTCGCACACCCGGATCCCGCGGTTGCTGGAGGCGCTCGCCGAGCGCGACCGGCTGGTCCTGGACGCGTACTGGATCCCCTCCCAGGAGGCCGAGGCCGAGGGCGCGGTCCGGGGGTTCGACGCCGTGTGGGTGCTGCCGGGCAGCCCGTACCGCAGCGAGGCGGGTGTCCTCGCGGCCGTGCGCACCGCGCGCGAGGAGGGCATTCCGTTCCTGGGCACGTGCGGCGGCTTCCAGCACGCGCTGCTGGAGTTCGCCCGCGACGTCTGCGGTCTGACCCGAGTCGCGCACGCCGAGAACGACCCGGACGCCGCGGACCCGCTCATCGAGCCGCTGGCCTGCTCACTGGTCGGCCATGAGGCGGCGGTGACGATCGAGCCGGGCTCGCTGGCGCAGTCCGTGATCGGCTCGGCGCGCACGGTCGAGCGGTACTTCTGCGCCTACGGCCCCACCCGCCACCTGGACACGCTGCGCGCCCATGGTCTGCGGTTCTCCGGGCACGACGAGGACGGGCAGGTACGGGTCGCCGAACTGCCCGGCCACCCCTTCTTCCTGGCCTCCCTGTTCCAGCCGGAGCTGGCCGGCGACGGCTCGCGCCCGCACCCGATGGTCCGGGCACTGGCACGAGCCGCGGCCGAGCACGCGGCGTCCGGGCTCAGCCGGTCGGCGTGA
- the cyc2 gene encoding germacradienol/geosmin synthase Cyc2, with translation MTQPFELPHFYMPYPARLNPHLDEARAHSTEWAREMGMLEGSGIWEQADLEAHDYGLLCSYTHPDCDGPALSLITDWYVWVFFFDDHFLDMYKRTPDRAAGKAHLDRLPLFMPLDLSTPVPEPENAVEAGLKDLWERTVPAMSVDWRRRFSVATEHLLNESMWELSNINEGRIANPVEYIEMRRKVGGAPWSAGLVEYATAEVPAAVAGTRPLRVLMETFADAVHLRNDLFSYQREVEDEGENSNGVLVLEEFFGCTTQEAAETVNDILTSRLHQFEHTALTEVPAVALDKGLTPAEAAAIAAYTKGLQDWQSGGHEWHMRSSRYMNKGARDDSPWQLPSGPGVSAADVGALLASAAQERLRAYTHLPYQKVGPSILPEFRMPYRLEVSPHLDAARRNLVGWTHRMGILEEGVWDEDKLAAYDLALCSAGLDPDATPEALDLSAQWLAWGTYGDDYYPLVYGHRRDLAAARLTTARLSQCMTVEGEPDLVPADAMERGLIDLWVRTTAGMTAEQRRTLKAAVDVMTESWVWELSNQLQNRIPDPVDYLEMRRATFGSDLTLSLCRMGHGPAIPPEVYRSGPVRSLENAAIDYACLLNDIFSYQKEIEFEGEIHNSVLVVQNFFGVDYPTGLRVVHDLTTQRMQQFEHVIEHELPVLYDDFELSQEARAATDGYVLDLQNWLAGILNWHRCVDRYKAEWLGRRSHGFLPDRAPAVPALALG, from the coding sequence ATGACGCAGCCGTTCGAACTCCCGCACTTCTACATGCCGTATCCCGCGCGGCTCAACCCGCACCTCGACGAGGCCCGTGCCCACTCGACCGAGTGGGCGCGCGAGATGGGCATGCTGGAAGGCTCCGGGATCTGGGAGCAGGCCGACCTGGAGGCGCACGACTACGGGCTCCTGTGCTCCTACACCCACCCCGACTGCGACGGACCCGCTCTCTCGCTGATCACCGACTGGTACGTGTGGGTGTTCTTCTTCGACGACCACTTCCTCGACATGTACAAGCGCACCCCGGACCGCGCCGCCGGAAAGGCCCACCTGGACCGCCTGCCGCTGTTCATGCCGCTCGACCTGTCGACTCCCGTGCCGGAGCCGGAGAATGCCGTCGAGGCGGGACTGAAGGACCTGTGGGAGCGCACGGTCCCGGCGATGTCCGTGGACTGGCGCCGCCGCTTCTCCGTGGCCACCGAGCACCTGCTCAACGAGTCGATGTGGGAGCTGTCGAACATCAACGAGGGGCGGATCGCCAACCCCGTCGAGTACATCGAGATGCGCCGCAAGGTGGGCGGCGCCCCCTGGTCGGCCGGCCTCGTGGAGTACGCGACCGCCGAGGTGCCCGCCGCCGTCGCCGGCACCCGGCCCCTGCGGGTCCTCATGGAGACCTTCGCCGACGCCGTCCACCTGCGCAACGACCTGTTCTCCTACCAGCGCGAGGTCGAGGACGAGGGCGAGAACAGCAACGGCGTGCTCGTGCTGGAGGAGTTCTTCGGCTGCACGACCCAGGAGGCCGCCGAGACCGTCAACGACATCCTCACCTCACGCCTGCACCAGTTCGAGCACACCGCGCTCACCGAAGTCCCCGCCGTCGCCCTGGACAAGGGCCTCACCCCGGCCGAGGCCGCCGCGATCGCCGCCTACACCAAGGGACTCCAGGACTGGCAGTCCGGCGGCCACGAATGGCACATGCGCTCCAGCCGCTACATGAACAAGGGCGCGCGCGACGACTCGCCCTGGCAGCTCCCGAGCGGCCCCGGCGTCTCGGCCGCCGACGTCGGCGCTCTCCTCGCCTCCGCCGCCCAGGAACGCCTGCGCGCCTACACCCACCTGCCCTACCAGAAGGTCGGCCCGTCCATCCTGCCCGAGTTCCGCATGCCGTACCGGCTCGAAGTGAGCCCCCACCTCGACGCCGCCCGCCGCAACCTCGTCGGGTGGACGCACCGCATGGGCATCCTCGAGGAGGGCGTCTGGGACGAGGACAAACTCGCGGCGTACGACCTCGCGCTGTGCTCCGCCGGACTGGACCCGGACGCCACGCCGGAAGCCCTCGACCTCAGCGCCCAGTGGCTCGCCTGGGGCACCTACGGCGACGACTACTACCCCCTGGTCTACGGCCACCGCCGGGACCTCGCCGCCGCCCGGCTGACCACGGCCCGGCTGTCGCAGTGCATGACCGTCGAGGGCGAGCCGGACCTCGTCCCGGCCGACGCGATGGAACGGGGGCTCATCGACCTGTGGGTGCGTACGACGGCCGGGATGACCGCGGAGCAGCGGCGCACCCTGAAGGCCGCGGTCGACGTGATGACCGAGAGCTGGGTGTGGGAGCTGTCCAACCAGTTGCAGAACCGCATCCCCGACCCGGTCGACTACCTGGAGATGCGGCGCGCCACCTTCGGCTCCGACCTCACCCTGAGCCTGTGCCGGATGGGGCACGGCCCCGCGATCCCACCGGAGGTGTACCGCAGCGGCCCGGTGCGCTCACTGGAGAACGCCGCCATCGACTACGCCTGTCTCCTCAACGACATCTTCTCGTACCAGAAGGAGATCGAGTTCGAGGGCGAGATCCACAACTCCGTCCTGGTGGTGCAGAACTTCTTCGGCGTCGACTACCCGACCGGACTCCGTGTCGTACACGACCTGACGACCCAGCGCATGCAGCAGTTCGAGCACGTCATCGAGCACGAACTGCCCGTGCTGTACGACGACTTCGAGCTGTCGCAGGAGGCGCGGGCCGCCACGGACGGCTATGTCCTCGACCTGCAGAACTGGCTCGCCGGAATCCTGAACTGGCACCGCTGCGTCGACCGCTACAAGGCCGAGTGGCTGGGCCGCCGTTCGCACGGCTTCCTGCCCGACCGCGCGCCCGCAGTACCGGCCCTCGCGCTCGGCTGA